The following DNA comes from Anastrepha obliqua isolate idAnaObli1 chromosome 1, idAnaObli1_1.0, whole genome shotgun sequence.
ttcAATGGAAAGgcatatatattagggtggttcgaattccaacaaatttttcaaatcaaattctaatagtgcggaaaagttgctatggagtaacacaagtattttggtaaaaaaaaaattgaaatcggtCAATATCTTCTGTTCGCGCaactcatttaaagttttgaaaattttgtcgaaaaatgcatatttcctaatttttttagaattatgttttaaaTGTCGTATTCCAaagttttagttattattatgtttaaatttaattatttataaggattagtttgtatttaaacagtttattcATGCATTCTATAAGGCTTTTCACGCTTAGCTTTCCCCAGGATCAACGACGAGGACGTGGTGAAAAATCTGatcccacttttttttttgtttttttttatattttataattttttttttgctttttttaatattttatgttttttttatattatataatttttttttgttttttttaatattttatgtttttttgtttttttttaaatattttttttttgttttttaaattttttgtttgctactatcattaaaaaaatttacgatcGTGAAGATTTGTACAGTGAACTCTCTTTATGCGTTAATTACAAACTGGGATTTGTGATCAAATTTAGGCAAACTAGAACGAGAAAATAAAGTTTGATAACCACATACCTTGTTCGACGCTTCAGTGACAAGCTTAACAGTTCGCTTGAGTGTGGCATGGAAAGCTTGACAAGTTCCATTGAGAGATAGATGGTTGGTTATCAATGGAAGATAACAGATCTGCATTTAAGACATTTCTTAGTACTGGAGGAGGTGATAGTATTGTAGAAGACCAGTCGATCATTTCATAGTAATTAGTGGCATTAAAATTCAGTTTTGGCAAAATGAATGAGCGCACCGAATTCTTCGCAGTAGAAGTTGTCTCTTTGGCTTTTAAAATCCTTTGTACCCCAATCTTACGTACATTCCGATTTTCATCTGTGACCATagataaaagcaaattttcagGATGCGCGAAATAAGCATTGTGTTGTATCACAGGATCAACTACTCTCAGAAGATGTTCTGGTAAGTACCGAGAATTTTTAATCATAGTGAAGACATGTCTCGCACCATCTGCAATTGAATCgttcagttttatttgaaaccacATAGGTAAATACACTTTCATTATAAATGTAACTATGTGAACTAAGTTTTCAGAAGGGTCTTCACTTGATATGTATAATCTCAACGTTCTGTTTCCTAGAGTGAGCCAACGCGCGTGGGAGAGTTTTCCTGGATCTCGCAGAGACAGATCAGATGAACAATTACCTAAATGAATAGCTTGCCCAATGTcgtaaagatatttttgatcTTTACTCAAATTGTCTCTGCATGTGACTTGTACTAAATCACactcaattttattgaaattaacaaCAGGCAAGTGTTCAACGCCCTGAAGTTGTTTTCCGATTGTACCTGAAAATGAATTCGGTCCACTTGTTTTTCCATCAAAATGTTGAAATACGTGTCGCAAAGGTAATTCATTTGCATGAAGCAAGCATATATTCCACTGAATTGGTCTGTTCAAGTATAATTCAATACGCCTAATAATACCACCTCTCCAGCCTGTATTAGTTGCTGTGCCATCACAACCAACTAGGAGAAGTTCACTAAAATCAAATTCCATTTCTTTTAAGTGAGATATCATACTTTCAGTGATACCTTTGCTTGTACCAGAAATAGGCGTTACATGAGTTATATATTGAGAACCAGGTTGCATTATAATAGAGACATGTTCTTCCTTGCGTGTTTTGCGATAACGCTTGGAGCCTACTTCCTCTTGGTATAAGGTCTCATCTTTTCTCCCATCAAAATAAAGGGATGTAAGGGCTTCGGACATAGTTTTAGGTTCCTGTTGCAAGGCTTTTCTGATTTTAGATTTCTCCCTtctgattttattattatctatAACAAAAGTCAAGTCTGTATCAGTAACGATTTGTAGGTCTTTCAGAACTGACGTCGCAATTGCAGCGGTTGCTCTTTCCGAAACACCAAATCGGTCACTAATTACTGCAGTTTCAGGAAGATTAATGCGCATTTGTGAGGTAGAAGGCTTTTGAAGGTATGATGTTGATGGGCTGAGAGCGAATGTTGGATCTTTCACATGTTCTTGTACTTCAGGCGAACGATTCTCAACGAACTCTTCAATGTTGTCATCCAAATCATCTGAAAAACTTTTGGCATTGTCAACAGAAGAAGTGTAAGTACTAGAGGATGTCATTTTATGTttcgttttttcatttctttcagcTCGACGAGTAAATTTTGCAGTTTCAAGTACATCTATAGAACCAATCTTTCCGACTCTGGCAGCTCTTTGATCGAAAAGAAATTTACGTTCTATGACAGGAATTTTACGATCTTTTTCACATCCACAGTCAATAGAAATAGGGTTTGGACAAATACATAATGACAAAGGTTTACCGCAGTTACAGTCATTTGACATTTGACATTTGCATgaagaaatgtcaaaaattttctctGCTTCGGTCTTGAATATTTCATGAGCTTTCTGAAACTTAGGATTTTCTTTATCTCTTTTGTAAgactttctttttttccaatattttgcatGATATGCAGTGATCATTTGTTCAACCCTGGTTTGAGAAACTGTAGGGATAGATGCTGTCATATAAAGCATCTTAATTTTCTGAGCTACCACATTCGCTATTTCTGAAAAAGCAATTTTCTGTGAAGGTAATTCTGTTGATGATGACATTACGTATCTTTgttcaaaacaacaaagaataACGTCAGCATAAGAGGGCagatttcttaaagaaaaatccTTAGGAGCGCCAAATATTGGACAAACATGATCTTTCCGAGAAATATGAAACcggggttttttttgttttttcactcattttaagtaaaagtaaatatactaCAACTACTtaataacaattaaagaaaGTGATATAGCTTGGTAATAATTCGTAAAAAGTGCCAGTAAAAGTCAATATTATTTGACTCTTGAATATCGCGTACAAGAGTCACAGTCTCACTCTTTCACCTCCACTggatcttaaaaaataattgtctcAAACAACATAAAgttaattattatgaaaaaactaaCAATCTGACAGCAtaagtaacaaaatattaataaaaaataacaa
Coding sequences within:
- the LOC129236096 gene encoding uncharacterized protein LOC129236096, yielding MRINLPETAVISDRFGVSERATAAIATSVLKDLQIVTDTDLTFVIDNNKIRREKSKIRKALQQEPKTMSEALTSLYFDGRKDETLYQEEVGSKRYRKTRKEEHVSIIMQPGSQYITHVTPISGTSKGITESMISHLKEMEFDFSELLLVGCDGTATNTGWRGGIIRRIELYLNRPIQWNICLLHANELPLRHVFQHFDGKTSGPNSFSGTIGKQLQGVEHLPVVNFNKIECDLVQVTCRDNLSKDQKYLYDIGQAIHLGNCSSDLSLRDPGKLSHARWLTLGNRTLRLYISSEDPSENLVHIVTFIMKVYLPMWFQIKLNDSIADGARHVFTMIKNSRYLPEHLLRVVDPVIQHNAYFAHPENLLLSMVTDENRNVRKIGVQRILKAKETTSTAKNSVRSFILPKLNFNATNYYEMIDWSSTILSPPPVLRNVLNADLLSSIDNQPSISQWNLSSFPCHTQANC